The Pseudomonas protegens genome contains the following window.
TTGTGCCTTGCCCATCGATTCTGGCAGCGGTGCCCCTGGGGCATAACTCTCTATGTGGTCAAAAAGGGATGGATCTGGCCATTCGGGATGACCGCAGAAGCCTGCTGGAAAGTGCGTGAGGGCAGGCAGCAGAGCGCTGAAGGCGCTGGGGAGGGTGACGCGGGGAGGACCGTCCGTGGTCCTGCTGAATCAGCGATGCAGCGGGGGGATCAAGGACCGTCGGCCTTGATTTCCTGGTAGCGCTTTTCCAGTTCCTGGCGGATCTGCCGGCGCTGCTGGGCCTGGATAAAGCGCCGCTTGCCGTCGGCGGTTTCGGGCTGCAGGGGCGGCACCTGGGCGGGTTTGCGCTGGTCGTCCACCGCCACCATGGTGAAGAAGCAGCTGTTGGTGTGGCGCACCGAGCGCTCGCGGATGTTCTCGGTCACCACCTTGATCCCCACTTCCATGGAGGTGTTGCCGGTGTAGTTGACCGAGGCCAGGAAGGTCACCAGTTCGCCGACATGCACCGGCTCGCGAAAGATTACCTGGTCCACTGACAAGGTCACCACGTAGCGACCGGCATAACGGCTGGCGCAGGCATAGGCGACCTCATCGAGGTATTTGAGCAGGGTGCCGCCGTGCACATTGCCAGAGAAATTGGCCATGTCAGGGGTCATCAATACCGTCATCGACAGCTGGGCGTTTCCGGGTTCCATAGCACGCTCACGGTTCTGGGCAGGGGTTGCTGGAGCACCTCTGCGGGTGCTGGGTTCAAGGTTTTCAAACCATCGATAACGGGACGCCGGGCCGGGCCACGCCGTCACGCCCCGGGGGATCTGTTTCCTAATATTGCACCGCCTTGCCGCCGGAAGTCGCGGTGTTAACCTGCAAAACACCCGTTCCAGGGCTTTTTCCGACACTCCTTAAGGATTTTTCCTACTGCCGATCAGAGCTTTCTAATTAGGCGATCTGCGCCGCCCAGCTTTCAAGGAGAACCCTGGCCATGCATGCCATCAGCTTCATTCAGGACCTGGCCGTGATCATGTTGGTCGCAGGCGTGGTGACCATTCTCTTTCATCGACTCAAGCAACCGGTGGTGCTGGGCTACATCGTCGCCGGCTTCCTCATCGGCCCGCACACGCCGCCCTTCGGCCTGATCCACGACGAACAGACCATCAAGACCCTGGCCGAGCTGGGGGTGATCTTCCTGATGTTCTGCCTGGGGCTGGAATTCAGCCTGCGCAAGCTGTTCAAGGTGGGGGCCACGGCCTTTATCGCGGCCTTTCTGGAAATTGTCCTGATGATCTGGATCGGCTATGAGATCGGTCGCTGGTTCGATTGGAGCACCATGGATTCGCTGTTCCTCGGGGCGATCCTGGCCATCTCCTCCACCACCATCATCGTCAAGGCACTCAACGACCTGAAGATGAAGAACGAGCGCTTCGCCCAACTGATCTTCGGCGTGCTGATCGTCGAGGACATCCTTGGCATCGGCATCATCGCCTTGCTGTCGAGCATCGCGGTCAGCGGCACGGTGAGCTCCGGCGAGGTGTTTTCCACGGTCGGCAAGCTCTCGCTGTTCATGATCGTGGCCCTGGTGGTGGGCATTCTGCTGGTGCCGCGCCTCTTGGCCTACGTGGCCAGGTTCGACAGCAACGAGATGCTGCTGATCACCGTGCTGGGGCTGTGTTTCGGTTTCTGCCTGCTGGTGGTCAAGCTGGAGTACAGCATGGTCCTGGGGGCCTTCCTGATTGGCGCGATCATGGCCGAGTCCCGTCAGTTGCTGAAGATCGAGCGCTTGATCGAGCCGGTTCGCGATCTGTTCAGCGCGATCTTCTTCGTCGCCATCGGTCTGATGATCGATCCGCAGATCCTCCTGCAATACGCCTGGCCGATTGCGGTGATCACCGTGGCGGTGGTCCTGGGCAAGCTGTTTTCCTGCGGCATGGGTGCCTTTATCGCCGGCAACGACGGCCGAACTTCGTTGCGCGTGGGGATGGGCCTGTCACAGATTGGCGAGTTTTCTTTCATCATCGCCGCCCTGGGCATGACCTTGCAGGTCACCAGCGACTTTCTCTACCCGGTGGCGGTGGCGGTATCCGCCATTACCACCTTGCTCACGCCCTATCTGATCCGCGCGGCCGATCCTTTGTCGTCGAAGTTGGCGGGGGTTGTGCCCCAGCGCCTGAGCCGGGTGCTGGGGATGTATGGCGAGTGGCTGCGCAGCATCCAGCCCCAGGGTGAGGGCGCTTTGCTGGCATCGATGATCCGCAAGATCCTGCTGCAGGTGGGTGTGAATCTGGCGCTGGTGGTGGCGATCTTCTTTGCCGGCGGTTATTTCGCCAGGCGCATTGGCGCTTATCTGGAGGTCTGGGTCAGCGATCCGAGCTGGCAGAAGGCGCTGATCTGGGGCGCAGCCCTGCTGCTGTCACTGCCGTTCCTGATCGCCGCCTATCGCAAGCTCAAGGCGCTGTCGATGCTGCTGGCGGAAATGGGGGTCAAGGCGGAGATGGCCGGGCGCCATACCCAGCGGGTGCGGCGGGTGATCGCCGAAGTGATTCCGATCCTGTCGCTGCTGGTGATCTTTCTGCTGCTGGCGGCGCTGTCGTCGAGCATCCTGCCGACCCTGGAGTTGCTGGTGCTGATTGCGGTGGTGGCGGCGGCGGTGGCCGCGGTGTTGTGGCGCTGGTTCATCCGCGTGCACACGCGGATGCAGGTGGCGCTGATCGAAACCTTCGATCACAGCAAGGACAACGGCGGGCATTGACCTTGCCGCTCGCCAGCAGAGCGCTGGCGAGCCTGTCCGTCGCTGCAGTCGACTCAGCTTTCCAGCCAGACGTCCCGTGCCCAGTGCCACACCGATTCCCAGGATTCTTCGGTGATCAGCTCTTCTTCGCCGGACCACAGCACCACGGTGCCGTCTTCCTCGACGCAGTAGTAGTCGTCGCCGTCCTGGCAGATCGGGATCAGCTCCCGCGGCACGCCCATGTCCCAGGCGGTGGCGGCCACTTCCGGCAGGTAGGTGTGGGATTGCGGGTCGGTGACGGTGACCGGCTCCAGGCTGCCGTAAACCACATCGCTGACGGTCAACAGGAACTCTTTGAAGACGAACGGGATATTGATGAACAGCTGTTCCTCAATTTCCACCAGCAGGTCTTCGTCCGGCAGTTCCAGGGGGACGGGTACCGGTTCGTTGGCTTCTCGGAGTTGTTCGATGACTTCTTCCACGGCCTGGGTCCTCTTAGCTCTATGGCGCGGTTGTTTGACGGCGGTTTATACAGTAGCTCGCTATAAGTGCAATCGTGAAATGCAAAACCCCGACTTGAGTCGGGGTTTTGCCTTACTGCTGTGACAACGGCATGAATCAACCGTTCTGGCGGATACCTGCCACCAGCCATGGCTGGTTGTCGCCCTGGGCGCGTTCCATGTTCCAGCTTTCGCTGAACACTTCGCCCTGGTCGAAGCGCGAGGTCTTCGACACACCGCTGAAGGTCAGGGTGGCGATGGTCTTGTCGGCACGGTCATCCACGCCTTCCAGTTGCACTTGCAGGTTGTCGATGTAGGTCGACTGGAAGCCGTCGCCCAGATCGGCACGTTCCTGCTTGAGGAACTGCAGCATCTGCGGTGTCACGAACTCGGCGATCTTGTCCATTTCATTGGCGTCCCAGTGTTGCTGCAGGGACTGGAAGTGGTTGCGCGCCGCTTCAATGAAGCGCTCTTCGTTGAACCAGGCCGGAGCGTTGATCACAGGACGTGCGGCAGGTGCTGCCGAGCCACCGAAGATCGAGCCGCCAGCGGGTTGCTGAGGTTCGAACGCCTCGCGCTGCATGGGCGCGTGGCCGGCTGGAGCGAACTGCTCCTGCTGCTTGCGACGGCGTGCGGCGATGAAGCGGAAGATCACAAAGGCGATGACCGCCATGATCAGGATGTCGAAGATCTGCATGCCCTGGAAGCCGCCGCCCATGAACATGGAGGCCAGCAGACCACCGGCGGCGATGCCGGCCAGAGGGCCGAGCCAGCGCGAAGCGCCACCGGCCTTGGCCGCGGCACCTGCAGCACCGGCTGCGCCAGCGGTGGCGGCAGCGGCAGGCGCGCCCGGAGTGGCCGGGGCCGCCTGGCGAGTCTGGTGGGTTGGGGCAGCGCCGGCGCTTTTGCCGCCACCGAAGCGCTTGGCGTTGGCGTCGAGGCTCATCGTCAGGCCGATGCACAGCGCCATGGCGATGCTAAGAAAACGTTTCATAAAGGGGGTTCCCATTTGTGGATGGCACGCGCGCCATATTGCACAGGTCAAGTGTCAGTGGCGAGCGGCATAATGTTTCGGGCTTTTGCCTGACAGGCTCGGTTCAGCTCCGTTCGCCGGCATGCTCGCCGCTAGGGTTTTGGTCCTCAAGGACGCGGCTTTGGTTCAATCCCGCCGCCGTTCAGCGACGCAGTGCCAGCAGCACGACGCCGGCGGTGATCAGGCCGATTCCGCCCCATTGCCGCAGATCGAGTTTCTCTCCCAGCAAGGCCACGCCAATGAGGGCCACGAACACCACGCTGAGCTTGTCCACCGGTGCTACCAGGGAAGCCGGGCCAAGTTTCAGGGCACGGAAATAGCACAGCCAGGAGGCCCCGGTGGCCAGCCCGGACAGCAGCAGGAACAGATAGCTCTTGGCGGAAATCGATCCCAGGGACTGATATTGGCCCGTTGCGTACAAAATCAAGGCCAGGCTGACCAGTACCACCACGGTGCGCAGCAGGGTGGCGAAATCCGAGTTGACGTTTTCTATCCCGACTTTGGCGAAGATAGCCGTCAAAGCGGCGAAAGTGGCCGAGAGCAGCGCCCAGAATGTCCACGAAGAAAAAAAGCCTGAACCCATGTTCGCGCTGCCTTTTCTGCACCAACTGGAGGAGCCGGCTTGCCGGCGAAGAGGCCCGGGAGCCGATCTTCGCCAGTGAGATTCGCTGGCGAGCCAGCTCCTACGGATCGTGTGGGGTTAGATGGCTTCCAGCTTGGCGTAGCCGAGCATCAGCCATTTGCTGCCTTCGCTGAAGTTGACCTGGACCCGGGCCTGGGCGCCGGCGCCTTCGAAGTTGAGGATTACCCCATCGCCGAACACCGAATGGCGCACGGCCTGGCCGAGACTCAGGCCGGTGTCCGGAATCTCGCTGCCGCCGAACAGGCTGCTGGTGCTCTGCGACTGGCCACCGCCGAAAGGCCGGCTGACGCTGTTGGACAGGCGCACTTCCTGGATCAGCCCCTTGGGCACCTCGCGGACGAAGCGCGACACCTTGTTGTAGGTTTCGCTGCCATATAGACGACGGGTTTCCGCATAGGTCATCACCAGGTTCTGCATGGCCCGGGTGATGCCCACGTAGGCCAGGCGGCGTTCTTCCTCAAGACGGCCGGGCTCTTCCAGGCTCATCTTGTGCGGGAACAGGCCTTCTTCCATGCCCACCAGGAACACGTAGGGGAACTCCAGGCCCTTGGCGCTGTGCAGGGTCATCAGCTGCACGCTGTCTTCGTGCTCGTCGGCCTGGGTATCGCCGGCTTCCAGGGAGGCGTGGCCGAGGAAGGCCGCCAGGGGCGTCAGGTCCTCGTCTTCTTCGCTGTTCTCGAAGTTGCGCGCGGCGCTCACCAGTTCCTCAAGGTTTTCCACCCGGGCCTGGCCTTTCTCGCCTTTTTCCGCTTCGTGGTAGGCGATCAGCCCGGACTGCTCGATCACCGTCTGGGTCATCAGGTGCAGAGGCATTTCCAGGGTCTTGGCGGCGAGGTTCTCGATCAGTTCGATAAAGGCCCCAAGGGCGCTGGCCGCGCGACCGGTCAGGCCTTTATTGGCCACCAGCTGGCGCATCGCTTCCCACATCGACACATCGCTGTGGCGCGCGTGTTCGCGGATGGCTTCGACGGTCTTCTCGCCGATGCCCCGGGCCGGCACGTTGATCACCCGCTCCAGGGCCGCGTCGTTGCCACGGCCTTCCAGCAAGCGCAGGTACGCCATGGCGTTCTTGATCTCGGCCCGCTCGAAGAAGCGCTGGCCGCCATAGATGCGGTACGGAATGCGCTCGCGCAGCAGGGCCTCTTCCAGCACCCGGGACTGGGCGTTGGAGCGGTAGAGAATGGCGATGTCGCTGCGGGCCAGGCCGGTCTTCAGCGCGCTTTCGATGGT
Protein-coding sequences here:
- a CDS encoding acyl-CoA thioesterase, yielding MEPGNAQLSMTVLMTPDMANFSGNVHGGTLLKYLDEVAYACASRYAGRYVVTLSVDQVIFREPVHVGELVTFLASVNYTGNTSMEVGIKVVTENIRERSVRHTNSCFFTMVAVDDQRKPAQVPPLQPETADGKRRFIQAQQRRQIRQELEKRYQEIKADGP
- a CDS encoding cation:proton antiporter produces the protein MHAISFIQDLAVIMLVAGVVTILFHRLKQPVVLGYIVAGFLIGPHTPPFGLIHDEQTIKTLAELGVIFLMFCLGLEFSLRKLFKVGATAFIAAFLEIVLMIWIGYEIGRWFDWSTMDSLFLGAILAISSTTIIVKALNDLKMKNERFAQLIFGVLIVEDILGIGIIALLSSIAVSGTVSSGEVFSTVGKLSLFMIVALVVGILLVPRLLAYVARFDSNEMLLITVLGLCFGFCLLVVKLEYSMVLGAFLIGAIMAESRQLLKIERLIEPVRDLFSAIFFVAIGLMIDPQILLQYAWPIAVITVAVVLGKLFSCGMGAFIAGNDGRTSLRVGMGLSQIGEFSFIIAALGMTLQVTSDFLYPVAVAVSAITTLLTPYLIRAADPLSSKLAGVVPQRLSRVLGMYGEWLRSIQPQGEGALLASMIRKILLQVGVNLALVVAIFFAGGYFARRIGAYLEVWVSDPSWQKALIWGAALLLSLPFLIAAYRKLKALSMLLAEMGVKAEMAGRHTQRVRRVIAEVIPILSLLVIFLLLAALSSSILPTLELLVLIAVVAAAVAAVLWRWFIRVHTRMQVALIETFDHSKDNGGH
- a CDS encoding SMI1/KNR4 family protein, yielding MEEVIEQLREANEPVPVPLELPDEDLLVEIEEQLFINIPFVFKEFLLTVSDVVYGSLEPVTVTDPQSHTYLPEVAATAWDMGVPRELIPICQDGDDYYCVEEDGTVVLWSGEEELITEESWESVWHWARDVWLES
- a CDS encoding Tim44 domain-containing protein → MKRFLSIAMALCIGLTMSLDANAKRFGGGKSAGAAPTHQTRQAAPATPGAPAAAATAGAAGAAGAAAKAGGASRWLGPLAGIAAGGLLASMFMGGGFQGMQIFDILIMAVIAFVIFRFIAARRRKQQEQFAPAGHAPMQREAFEPQQPAGGSIFGGSAAPAARPVINAPAWFNEERFIEAARNHFQSLQQHWDANEMDKIAEFVTPQMLQFLKQERADLGDGFQSTYIDNLQVQLEGVDDRADKTIATLTFSGVSKTSRFDQGEVFSESWNMERAQGDNQPWLVAGIRQNG
- a CDS encoding EamA family transporter; protein product: MGSGFFSSWTFWALLSATFAALTAIFAKVGIENVNSDFATLLRTVVVLVSLALILYATGQYQSLGSISAKSYLFLLLSGLATGASWLCYFRALKLGPASLVAPVDKLSVVFVALIGVALLGEKLDLRQWGGIGLITAGVVLLALRR
- the uvrD gene encoding DNA helicase II, which codes for MRDDLSLLLNSLNDAQRQAVAASVGRQLVLAGAGSGKTRVLVHRIAWLIQVENASPHSILSVTFTNKAAAEMRHRIEQLLGINPAGMWVGTFHGLAHRLLRAHWQEAGLSQTFQILDSDDQQRLVKRVIRELGLDEQRWPARQAQWFINGQKDEGLRPQHIQASGDLFLATMRSIYEAYEAACQRAGVIDFSELLLRALDLWRDHPGLLAHYQKRFRHVLVDEFQDTNAVQYAWLRLLAQGGDSLMVVGDDDQSIYGWRGAKIENIHQYSADFPDTEVIRLEQNYRSTAGILKAANALIANNTGRLGKELWTDGGDGEAINLYAAFNEHDEARYVVETIESALKTGLARSDIAILYRSNAQSRVLEEALLRERIPYRIYGGQRFFERAEIKNAMAYLRLLEGRGNDAALERVINVPARGIGEKTVEAIREHARHSDVSMWEAMRQLVANKGLTGRAASALGAFIELIENLAAKTLEMPLHLMTQTVIEQSGLIAYHEAEKGEKGQARVENLEELVSAARNFENSEEDEDLTPLAAFLGHASLEAGDTQADEHEDSVQLMTLHSAKGLEFPYVFLVGMEEGLFPHKMSLEEPGRLEEERRLAYVGITRAMQNLVMTYAETRRLYGSETYNKVSRFVREVPKGLIQEVRLSNSVSRPFGGGQSQSTSSLFGGSEIPDTGLSLGQAVRHSVFGDGVILNFEGAGAQARVQVNFSEGSKWLMLGYAKLEAI